In Ectothiorhodospira sp. BSL-9, a single window of DNA contains:
- a CDS encoding gamma-glutamyltransferase family protein, with protein MRGVVAAGHPGTVEAGASILEAGGNAFDATVAAVFAACVAEPVLASLGGGGFLVGQRSEGKPLALDCFVQTPRQRRAVEELDFYPITADFGTTTQDFHIGLGSMATPGLVAGLFELHGRYGLLPMTEVLAPAVQLAREGVEINPLQGYIFSIVAPIYQSTPGARTLFTSDGVTMLQSGDRYVNPALSDLLENLGRDGPDLFYHGEVARQIHEASREQGGHLHRDDLAAYRPIWREPIARTYRGVHLLINPPPSSGGLLLAFALHLLEAQEPALAPPGSRAHVDRLVQVMELTERLRDDCQGPLDENVLAPSSLRSYADRLLGLPPAHRGTTHVSVLDESGNAAAMTLSNGEGCGWVVPDTGVMMNNMLGEQDLNPKGFHAWPTDSRMTSMMAPTVARWRNGRLLALGSGGSNRLRNAILQVLVHCIDHDLPLASAVSAPRVHYEAGLLNLEGGLDASVCQALADTGRSCQVWQDLNLFFGGAHCVERRDGQFRGVGDPRRGGVCQAIPRNCL; from the coding sequence ATGCGCGGCGTCGTAGCCGCCGGTCACCCCGGCACGGTGGAGGCCGGCGCCAGCATCCTGGAAGCCGGCGGCAATGCCTTTGACGCCACCGTGGCCGCGGTGTTCGCAGCCTGTGTGGCCGAGCCGGTCCTGGCCTCCCTGGGCGGCGGTGGGTTTCTGGTGGGGCAGCGCAGCGAGGGTAAGCCCCTGGCACTGGATTGTTTCGTGCAGACACCCCGGCAGCGGCGGGCGGTGGAAGAGCTGGATTTTTATCCCATCACCGCGGACTTTGGCACCACCACCCAGGACTTTCACATCGGCCTTGGGTCCATGGCCACACCTGGGCTGGTGGCTGGCCTGTTTGAACTACATGGGCGCTACGGCCTCCTGCCCATGACGGAGGTGCTGGCGCCCGCGGTGCAACTGGCCCGAGAGGGCGTGGAGATCAACCCGCTTCAGGGGTATATCTTCTCCATCGTCGCGCCCATTTATCAGTCCACCCCCGGCGCTCGGACCCTGTTCACCTCCGATGGGGTCACCATGCTCCAATCGGGCGACCGGTACGTGAATCCTGCCCTGTCCGACCTGCTGGAGAACCTGGGTCGCGACGGCCCCGACCTTTTCTACCACGGCGAGGTGGCTCGCCAGATCCATGAGGCCAGCCGGGAGCAGGGAGGGCATCTGCACCGGGATGATCTGGCGGCCTATCGGCCGATATGGCGTGAACCCATCGCCCGGACCTACCGGGGCGTCCACCTGCTCATCAATCCGCCTCCGTCTTCCGGGGGGCTCCTCCTGGCCTTTGCGCTGCACCTGCTGGAAGCCCAGGAGCCGGCCCTGGCGCCCCCCGGTTCTCGTGCTCATGTGGATCGGTTGGTGCAGGTGATGGAGCTGACCGAGCGCCTGCGTGACGATTGCCAAGGGCCTCTGGACGAAAACGTGCTGGCGCCGTCCTCCCTGCGGTCTTACGCCGACCGGCTCCTTGGTTTGCCGCCGGCCCATCGGGGCACCACCCATGTGAGTGTACTGGATGAATCGGGCAATGCCGCGGCCATGACCCTGTCCAATGGAGAGGGCTGCGGCTGGGTAGTCCCCGACACGGGCGTGATGATGAACAACATGCTCGGTGAGCAGGATCTGAATCCAAAGGGGTTTCATGCCTGGCCCACGGACAGTCGCATGACCTCCATGATGGCCCCTACCGTGGCCCGATGGCGCAATGGCCGCCTCCTGGCCCTGGGGTCCGGTGGATCCAACCGTTTGCGCAACGCGATCCTGCAGGTGCTGGTGCACTGTATCGATCACGACCTGCCCCTGGCGTCGGCGGTGAGTGCACCGCGCGTGCATTATGAGGCAGGTCTACTGAATCTGGAGGGCGGACTGGACGCCTCGGTCTGCCAGGCCCTGGCGGATACCGGGCGATCCTGTCAGGTGTGGCAGGATCTCAATCTGTTCTTTGGCGGGGCCCACTGCGTGGAGCGTCGCGACGGCCAATTTCGCGGAGTGGGTGATCCCCGGCGCGGCGGTGTGTGCCAGGCCATTCCCCGAAACTGTCTCTAA
- a CDS encoding cytochrome-c peroxidase, which produces MMMKTWARTMAGVLPAALLMGAAALQTATAQDFESYRDYFEPLPALPPIPADNSLTPEKIELGKMLFFEPRISASGVISCASCHNPALGWADRIPLAVGHGGQVGERNTPTVLNSGFLEAQFWDGREPDLEGQALGPIEADVEMAMDLDDALEELARFDEYVERFAEAFPEKDEPLEADSVAKALATFQRTLNTPNSPFDRYLRGDDQAMSEQQKRGMVAFVNSGCIACHRGPNMTDSRFHRFELPGSTDEGRFVVTGEESDRFAFRTPTLRNVAVTYPYFNNGSVDNLNDAVQLMGEQMLGRKLEEDTVDDITTFLHALTGEMPQVTFPALP; this is translated from the coding sequence ATCATGATGAAAACATGGGCACGCACGATGGCTGGGGTTCTACCGGCGGCGTTATTGATGGGGGCTGCCGCCCTGCAGACTGCCACTGCACAGGATTTTGAAAGCTATCGGGACTATTTTGAACCACTGCCGGCGTTGCCGCCCATCCCGGCCGACAACTCCCTTACCCCCGAGAAGATCGAGCTGGGCAAGATGCTGTTTTTTGAGCCACGCATCTCTGCCAGTGGCGTGATCAGCTGCGCCTCCTGCCACAATCCCGCTCTGGGCTGGGCGGATCGCATCCCCCTGGCCGTGGGGCACGGAGGGCAGGTGGGTGAGCGCAACACCCCCACAGTGCTGAACTCCGGGTTCCTGGAGGCCCAGTTCTGGGACGGGCGTGAGCCGGATCTGGAAGGGCAGGCCCTGGGGCCCATCGAGGCGGATGTGGAGATGGCGATGGATCTGGATGACGCCCTCGAAGAGCTGGCCAGGTTCGATGAGTATGTTGAACGCTTTGCCGAGGCCTTCCCGGAAAAGGATGAGCCTCTTGAGGCCGACAGCGTGGCCAAGGCCCTGGCCACTTTCCAGCGTACCCTGAATACCCCCAACTCACCCTTTGATCGCTACCTGAGAGGGGATGATCAGGCCATGAGCGAGCAGCAGAAGCGGGGCATGGTGGCCTTTGTGAACAGTGGCTGCATTGCCTGTCACCGAGGCCCCAACATGACCGACAGCCGGTTCCATCGTTTCGAGCTGCCCGGTTCCACCGATGAAGGCCGTTTTGTGGTCACCGGCGAGGAAAGCGATCGTTTTGCCTTCCGTACCCCCACCCTGAGAAACGTGGCGGTGACCTATCCCTACTTCAATAATGGCAGCGTGGACAACCTGAATGATGCAGTGCAGTTGATGGGTGAGCAGATGCTGGGCCGCAAACTGGAAGAAGACACGGTGGACGACATCACCACCTTCCTGCACGCCCTGACCGGCGAGATGCCCCAGGTGACCTTCCCGGCTCTGCCTTGA
- the lapB gene encoding lipopolysaccharide assembly protein LapB, with translation MLELLWLLLPVAAASGWLAARRAQKGSKAPGRGAAFSSEYIQGLNYLLSEQSDRALEVFIDMVEVDPETVETHLILGSLFRRRGEVDRAIRIHQNLMERPGLEPAQRANALMELGRDYMKAGVLDQAEHLFKELVGLGYLQAEAYQRLRSLYEQEKDWLQAIWASEQLCEFSSEPQNRRIAHYHCELGEIARARGDLAEAGRCARRALSFDQHCARASILMGDLAREEDHPHLAIEHYSRVMRQDAGFVTLVLEQAREAFQTLGDTAGYESFLQSVRENDVSVSSALALARLLHDKDQREPLDQLLTEEMGRDRVPLRLVKEYLLIMSARGEAADVDALDKVARALDAFLRERPQFGCVRCGFQSRNHFWHCPSCHAWGSIRPLERPQMTRPETSLTPPAGT, from the coding sequence ATGCTCGAACTCCTGTGGCTGCTGCTCCCCGTAGCAGCAGCTTCGGGATGGCTAGCAGCGCGCCGTGCCCAAAAGGGGTCCAAGGCCCCGGGTCGGGGCGCTGCCTTTTCGTCCGAGTACATCCAGGGCCTCAATTACCTGCTCAGTGAGCAGTCTGATCGTGCCCTGGAAGTCTTCATCGATATGGTGGAGGTGGATCCAGAGACGGTGGAGACTCACCTGATTCTGGGCAGCCTGTTCCGGCGAAGGGGCGAGGTGGACCGGGCTATCCGGATACACCAGAACCTCATGGAACGCCCCGGGCTCGAGCCGGCCCAGCGGGCCAACGCCTTGATGGAACTGGGGCGTGACTACATGAAGGCTGGCGTACTTGATCAGGCAGAACACCTGTTCAAGGAGCTGGTCGGGCTTGGCTACCTCCAGGCAGAAGCCTACCAGCGTCTCAGGTCCCTCTACGAGCAGGAAAAGGACTGGCTCCAGGCCATCTGGGCCAGCGAACAGCTCTGCGAATTCTCCAGCGAACCTCAGAACCGTCGCATCGCCCACTATCACTGCGAATTGGGCGAGATTGCCCGTGCGCGAGGCGATCTCGCGGAAGCAGGGCGGTGCGCGCGCAGGGCGCTGAGCTTTGATCAGCATTGCGCCCGGGCCAGCATTCTCATGGGTGATCTGGCGCGGGAAGAAGATCACCCCCACCTGGCCATCGAGCATTACAGCCGGGTGATGCGTCAGGATGCGGGGTTCGTCACGCTGGTACTGGAGCAGGCCAGGGAGGCATTCCAGACGCTGGGCGATACGGCGGGCTATGAGAGTTTCCTGCAATCGGTGCGGGAGAATGACGTCTCGGTCAGTTCGGCCCTGGCTCTGGCACGTCTGCTCCACGACAAGGATCAGCGCGAGCCCCTGGACCAGTTGTTGACTGAAGAGATGGGACGGGATCGGGTGCCCTTGCGGCTGGTGAAGGAGTACCTGCTCATCATGTCTGCCCGCGGCGAGGCCGCCGATGTGGATGCGCTGGATAAGGTGGCCCGGGCCCTGGACGCCTTCCTGCGGGAGCGCCCTCAATTTGGCTGTGTGCGTTGCGGCTTTCAGTCCCGTAACCATTTCTGGCATTGTCCAAGCTGCCATGCCTGGGGCAGTATCCGGCCCCTGGAACGACCTCAGATGACCCGTCCGGAAACCTCCCTCACACCTCCGGCAGGTACTTGA
- the pyrF gene encoding orotidine-5'-phosphate decarboxylase: MLTQNPDPRIIIALDFPDADTALSFVKPLDPAQCRLKVGFELFVAAGPALVEALQAQGFEVFLDLKFHDIPNTVAGACRTAAALGVWMINVHASGGRRMMEAAREALEGGGKRPLLIAVTVLTSMDDAELEACGIGRGVNDQARFLARLTQESGLDGVVCSAREAPGLRQELGTGFLKVTPGIRPRGSEAGDQKRIVTPADAIRDGATHLVIGRPITRAQDPAAVLAAIHQELLGMET; the protein is encoded by the coding sequence ATGCTGACTCAAAACCCTGACCCCCGCATCATCATCGCCCTGGACTTTCCCGATGCCGATACGGCACTGTCGTTCGTGAAGCCCCTGGATCCTGCCCAATGCCGTCTCAAGGTGGGCTTCGAGTTGTTCGTGGCCGCTGGTCCGGCGCTGGTCGAAGCCCTGCAGGCACAGGGCTTTGAGGTCTTTCTGGATCTTAAATTCCATGACATCCCCAACACGGTGGCAGGCGCCTGCCGCACGGCCGCAGCCTTGGGGGTGTGGATGATCAACGTGCACGCCAGCGGCGGCCGACGCATGATGGAAGCCGCGCGGGAGGCGCTGGAAGGAGGGGGCAAGCGTCCTTTGCTGATCGCGGTGACGGTGCTCACCTCCATGGATGATGCGGAGCTGGAGGCCTGTGGCATCGGGCGCGGTGTGAATGACCAGGCACGTTTTCTGGCCCGTTTAACCCAGGAGAGCGGCCTGGATGGAGTGGTGTGTTCGGCTCGCGAGGCCCCCGGTCTGCGACAGGAACTGGGTACCGGGTTCCTCAAGGTGACCCCGGGTATTCGCCCTCGCGGTAGCGAGGCGGGGGATCAAAAGCGCATCGTCACGCCTGCAGATGCCATCCGTGATGGGGCTACGCACCTGGTTATTGGCCGTCCCATCACACGGGCGCAGGATCCGGCTGCAGTACTTGCTGCCATCCATCAGGAGCTGCTGGGCATGGAGACTTGA
- a CDS encoding integration host factor subunit beta, with translation MQQGRTMTKSELIDILARKQSHLAYKDVELSVKTILEQMSQALATGDRIEIRGFGSFSLHFRPPRVGRNPKTGETVSLPGKYVPHFKPGKELRERVNEPEKPDKVAIR, from the coding sequence GTGCAACAGGGCAGGACGATGACGAAATCGGAACTCATCGATATACTAGCTCGCAAACAAAGCCATCTCGCGTACAAAGATGTCGAGCTGTCTGTGAAGACCATCCTCGAACAGATGAGCCAGGCCTTGGCGACTGGGGATCGCATCGAAATCCGTGGTTTCGGAAGTTTTTCCTTACACTTCCGCCCGCCGCGGGTGGGGCGCAACCCGAAGACGGGCGAGACCGTGTCTCTTCCCGGGAAGTACGTGCCTCATTTCAAGCCTGGCAAGGAACTGCGGGAGCGGGTGAACGAGCCGGAAAAGCCTGACAAGGTGGCGATCCGCTGA
- the rpsA gene encoding 30S ribosomal protein S1, with the protein MTESFAQMLEESMASTQMRPGSILHGTVIDIRNDMVVVNAGLKSEGVIPIEQFYNDKGEVEIQVGDEVEVALETPEDGFGETRMSREKAKRAKAWERLEEAMEKDETISGMISGKVKGGFTVELGDIRAFLPGSLVDVRPVRDTAYLEGKELEFKLIKLDRRRNNVVVSRRAVVEKEYSAEREALLQNLQEGMMLTGIVKNLTDYGAFLDLGGIDGLLHITDMAWKRVKHPSEVVNIGDEINVKVLKFDRERNRVSLGLKQLGEDPWENITRRYPVSTRLFGKITNITDYGCFVEVEDGVEGLVHVSEMDWTNKNVNPAKVVTVGEEVEVMILDIDEERRRISLGMKQCQPNPWDEFAAMHNKGEKVTGVIKSITDFGIFVGLDGGIDGLVHLSDLSWNMPGEEAVRNFRKGEEIDAVVLSVDPERERISLGLKQLDKDPFSNFVAEHSKGSIVKGVIKEVDAKAAIIDLGDGVDGVLRASELSRDRVEDARTMLNVGDQIDAKFVGVDRKNRTVSLSIKAKETDEEQEMMQDYSSSSVATTSLGDILKEQLAGNDPDKK; encoded by the coding sequence ATGACAGAAAGTTTCGCGCAAATGCTCGAGGAGAGCATGGCCAGCACCCAGATGCGGCCCGGCTCCATCCTTCACGGCACCGTCATCGACATCCGCAACGACATGGTTGTGGTGAACGCCGGTCTGAAATCCGAAGGTGTGATTCCGATCGAGCAGTTCTACAACGACAAGGGAGAAGTCGAAATCCAGGTGGGTGACGAAGTTGAAGTTGCCCTGGAAACCCCCGAAGACGGCTTTGGCGAGACCCGCATGTCCCGCGAGAAGGCCAAGCGGGCCAAGGCCTGGGAACGCCTGGAAGAAGCGATGGAGAAGGACGAGACCATCTCCGGCATGATCAGCGGCAAGGTCAAGGGCGGCTTCACTGTCGAACTTGGCGATATCCGCGCATTCCTCCCCGGCTCCCTGGTGGATGTTCGCCCCGTGCGCGACACCGCCTACCTGGAAGGCAAGGAGCTGGAATTCAAGCTCATCAAGCTGGATCGTCGCCGCAACAACGTCGTGGTGTCCCGCCGTGCCGTGGTGGAAAAGGAATACAGTGCCGAGCGCGAGGCCCTGCTGCAGAACCTGCAGGAAGGCATGATGCTCACCGGTATCGTCAAGAACCTCACCGACTACGGTGCGTTCCTGGATCTGGGTGGTATCGACGGCCTGCTGCACATCACCGATATGGCCTGGAAGCGGGTCAAGCATCCCTCCGAAGTGGTCAACATCGGTGACGAGATCAACGTCAAGGTGCTCAAGTTTGATCGCGAGCGCAACCGTGTGTCCCTGGGCCTCAAGCAGCTGGGTGAGGATCCGTGGGAGAACATCACTCGCCGCTACCCTGTCAGCACCCGCCTGTTCGGCAAGATCACCAACATCACCGACTACGGCTGCTTCGTGGAAGTGGAAGACGGCGTCGAGGGCCTGGTGCACGTCTCCGAGATGGACTGGACCAACAAGAACGTCAATCCCGCCAAGGTCGTGACCGTGGGCGAGGAAGTGGAAGTGATGATCCTCGATATCGACGAGGAACGTCGCCGCATCTCCCTGGGCATGAAGCAGTGCCAGCCCAATCCGTGGGACGAGTTCGCCGCCATGCACAACAAGGGCGAAAAGGTCACGGGTGTCATCAAGTCCATCACGGACTTCGGCATCTTTGTGGGCCTGGACGGTGGAATCGACGGTCTGGTTCACCTGTCCGATCTGTCCTGGAACATGCCTGGCGAAGAAGCCGTGCGCAACTTCCGCAAGGGCGAAGAGATCGACGCAGTGGTCCTGTCCGTGGATCCCGAGCGCGAGCGCATCTCCCTGGGTCTCAAGCAGCTGGACAAGGATCCCTTCTCCAACTTCGTGGCCGAGCACAGCAAGGGCAGCATCGTCAAGGGTGTGATCAAGGAAGTGGACGCCAAGGCAGCCATCATTGATCTGGGCGATGGTGTCGACGGCGTGCTGCGTGCTTCCGAACTTTCCCGGGATCGCGTTGAAGACGCCCGCACCATGTTGAATGTGGGTGACCAGATTGATGCCAAGTTTGTCGGCGTGGATCGCAAGAACCGCACCGTGAGCCTGTCCATCAAGGCCAAGGAAACCGATGAAGAGCAGGAAATGATGCAGGACTACAGCAGCTCCTCGGTTGCCACCACCTCGTTGGGTGACATCCTCAAGGAACAGCTGGCCGGCAACGATCCGGACAAGAAATAA
- a CDS encoding helix-hairpin-helix domain-containing protein encodes MKHLSVLILFFLCTFTVAGLQASGPVDINRADAQALSQALQGVGPAKAQAIVEYRETHGPFRSVHELTQVVGIGARTVEINLDVITLDQDVAITQ; translated from the coding sequence ATGAAACATCTCTCCGTTTTGATCCTGTTTTTTCTTTGCACCTTCACCGTGGCCGGTTTGCAGGCCAGCGGCCCCGTGGACATCAACCGCGCGGACGCCCAGGCCCTCTCGCAGGCCCTGCAGGGTGTGGGGCCGGCCAAGGCGCAGGCCATCGTGGAGTACCGCGAAACCCATGGGCCGTTCCGGTCGGTCCATGAATTGACACAGGTCGTCGGCATCGGTGCCCGGACTGTGGAGATCAATCTGGACGTGATTACGCTGGATCAGGATGTGGCAATCACCCAATAG
- a CDS encoding sulfite oxidase heme-binding subunit YedZ: MQPQRAPSIPWHTLARLAVMACALTPLAWLAWAWHADHLGVFPEETLLHHLGRWGLYWLLATLALGPAFRLTGWAAFMTVRRQMGLWAFTYLSLHLLVWLGLEQAWFWDFIVEEIARMLHLQVGLIGLLLLIPLVLTSLRRAQTLLGLPRWQWLHRLAYLSAAFGILHFALLDRGDRPEVVATAAVLVGLMGFRLGDALITWLGKRA, translated from the coding sequence ATGCAGCCACAGCGCGCGCCCTCGATTCCCTGGCACACCCTGGCGCGACTCGCCGTAATGGCCTGCGCGCTGACGCCGCTGGCCTGGCTGGCCTGGGCCTGGCATGCGGATCATCTGGGGGTGTTCCCGGAGGAGACCCTGCTGCATCACCTGGGTCGCTGGGGGCTCTACTGGCTGCTGGCCACCCTGGCCCTGGGACCCGCGTTTCGCCTGACCGGGTGGGCGGCCTTCATGACCGTGCGCCGGCAGATGGGCCTTTGGGCCTTCACCTACCTGAGCCTGCACCTGCTGGTCTGGCTCGGCCTGGAACAGGCCTGGTTCTGGGACTTCATCGTCGAGGAGATCGCCCGCATGCTGCACCTGCAGGTGGGGCTGATCGGCCTGCTGCTGCTCATCCCGCTGGTGCTCACCTCATTACGCCGCGCCCAGACACTCCTGGGACTGCCACGCTGGCAATGGCTGCATCGCCTGGCCTATCTCTCCGCGGCCTTTGGCATCTTGCATTTTGCCCTGCTGGACCGGGGCGATCGACCCGAGGTTGTGGCCACCGCCGCCGTGCTGGTGGGCCTGATGGGCTTTCGTCTGGGGGATGCGCTGATCACCTGGCTGGGGAAGCGGGCTTAA
- the msrP gene encoding protein-methionine-sulfoxide reductase catalytic subunit MsrP → MARYRYPVPPSHEITPRELYAQRRRFMKQAAAMLGAAALPGLFPSSALAWRDQVADAESGRFGTDEALTDRETAMSYNNFFEFGTGKEDPRKHAQQLRTDPWSVRIEGEVDRPGVYTLEDILKPHDLEERIYRLRCVEAWSMVIPWVGFPLRNLLQRFEPTSRARFVAFETLHDPEQMPGQRRDILDWPYREGLRLDEAMHPLTLLAVGMYGEVLPNQNGAPLRLVVPWKYGFKSIKSIVAIRLVEEQPVGSWEASQPREYGFYANVNPNVRHPRWHQATERRLGERGRRRTLMFNGYEEQVAALYTGMDLEKHF, encoded by the coding sequence ATGGCCCGTTACCGCTATCCCGTTCCTCCCAGTCACGAGATCACACCCAGGGAGCTCTACGCCCAACGCAGACGTTTCATGAAACAGGCCGCGGCCATGCTGGGCGCCGCCGCCCTCCCCGGCTTGTTCCCGAGCAGTGCCCTGGCCTGGCGCGACCAGGTGGCCGACGCCGAATCAGGGCGCTTCGGCACTGATGAGGCTCTCACCGATCGCGAGACGGCCATGAGTTACAACAACTTTTTCGAGTTCGGCACGGGCAAGGAAGACCCCAGGAAGCATGCTCAGCAGTTACGCACTGATCCATGGTCGGTGCGCATCGAAGGCGAGGTGGACCGACCCGGCGTCTACACCCTGGAGGACATTCTCAAGCCCCATGATCTGGAGGAGCGCATCTACAGGCTACGCTGCGTGGAGGCCTGGTCCATGGTGATCCCGTGGGTGGGTTTTCCCCTGAGGAATCTGCTGCAGCGTTTTGAACCCACTTCACGCGCCCGATTCGTGGCATTCGAGACCCTGCATGACCCCGAGCAGATGCCGGGCCAGCGTCGGGACATCCTGGACTGGCCCTATCGTGAGGGCCTGCGCCTGGACGAGGCCATGCATCCGCTGACCTTGCTGGCGGTGGGCATGTACGGCGAGGTGCTGCCGAACCAGAACGGGGCGCCGCTGCGCCTGGTGGTGCCCTGGAAATACGGTTTCAAAAGCATCAAATCCATTGTTGCCATCCGTCTGGTAGAGGAACAGCCGGTGGGGTCCTGGGAGGCCAGCCAACCCCGCGAATACGGCTTTTACGCCAACGTGAACCCGAATGTGCGCCACCCGCGCTGGCACCAGGCCACGGAGCGTCGTTTGGGTGAGCGCGGGCGCCGGCGTACGTTGATGTTCAACGGCTACGAGGAACAGGTTGCCGCCCTGTACACCGGCATGGATCTGGAGAAGCATTTCTGA
- a CDS encoding TraR/DksA family transcriptional regulator: MLTDDEIQALRQRLEQELAQLEGHADTRRSGTDAVELDQTRTGRLSRMDALQGQAMAKATQARAEQQVRRIRAALRRMDEGSYGDCVACEEPIARGRLEANPAVTLCIQCASKAEG, from the coding sequence ATGCTGACAGACGATGAGATCCAGGCCCTCAGGCAGCGTCTGGAGCAGGAGCTGGCCCAGCTCGAGGGCCACGCCGATACCCGACGTTCCGGCACGGATGCCGTGGAGCTGGACCAGACCCGCACCGGGCGTCTGTCGCGCATGGATGCCCTGCAGGGCCAGGCCATGGCCAAGGCAACCCAGGCGCGGGCGGAACAGCAGGTGAGACGTATCCGGGCGGCCCTGCGGCGCATGGACGAAGGCAGTTACGGCGACTGCGTGGCGTGTGAGGAACCCATCGCCCGGGGCCGGCTGGAGGCCAATCCGGCCGTGACCCTGTGCATTCAGTGTGCCTCCAAGGCCGAGGGTTGA
- a CDS encoding lipopolysaccharide assembly LapA domain-containing protein, with the protein MFVIVAVVLGASFTVINAGDVDVNLYLETYQVPLSIVVFVSLLLGAILGGLATSGMVMSRGREVRQMRKRCKRAEDEIARLRQLPSSGKV; encoded by the coding sequence TTGTTTGTTATCGTAGCCGTTGTGCTGGGAGCCAGCTTCACGGTCATCAACGCGGGGGACGTGGATGTCAACCTGTACCTGGAGACCTACCAGGTGCCCCTGTCCATCGTGGTATTCGTGAGTCTGCTGCTGGGGGCCATCCTTGGGGGGTTGGCCACGTCCGGTATGGTGATGAGTCGGGGCCGCGAAGTACGGCAGATGCGCAAGCGCTGCAAGCGTGCCGAAGACGAAATCGCCAGACTGCGCCAGTTGCCCAGTAGCGGGAAGGTGTAA
- the galU gene encoding UTP--glucose-1-phosphate uridylyltransferase GalU has product MHKKIRKAVFPVAGMGTRFLPATKANPKEMLPVVDKPLIQYAAEEAVAAGIDVLVFVTGRNKRSIPDHFDKAYELETELEERGKEKMLEIVRNILPPNVTCVYIRQAEALGLGHAVGCARPVVGDEPFAVILADDLIDGEGGGSALKQMVDVYEEYGCSILGVEDVPKDETHKYGVVSPERVTDRLWDVKAIVEKPDPADAPSNMAVVGRYILTPRIFDLIESTGKGAGGEIQLTDAIADLLGEQRVLAQRFQGTRYDCGSKLGYLQATVEYALKHPELADDFRAYLQNDVCKRILG; this is encoded by the coding sequence ATGCACAAGAAGATTCGCAAGGCCGTCTTTCCCGTGGCAGGCATGGGAACGCGTTTCCTTCCGGCCACGAAGGCCAATCCCAAGGAAATGTTGCCGGTGGTGGATAAGCCGTTGATCCAGTACGCCGCCGAGGAGGCCGTGGCGGCCGGGATCGATGTTCTCGTGTTCGTCACGGGCCGTAACAAGCGCTCCATCCCCGATCACTTTGACAAGGCCTATGAACTGGAAACGGAGCTGGAGGAGCGCGGCAAGGAGAAGATGCTGGAGATCGTCCGCAACATCCTGCCACCGAACGTGACGTGTGTGTATATCCGTCAGGCCGAGGCCCTGGGTCTGGGTCATGCCGTGGGCTGTGCCCGCCCTGTGGTGGGGGACGAGCCCTTTGCGGTGATCCTGGCAGACGACCTCATCGACGGGGAGGGGGGCGGTTCCGCCCTCAAGCAGATGGTGGACGTTTATGAGGAATATGGCTGCAGCATCCTGGGTGTGGAAGATGTACCCAAGGACGAGACGCACAAATATGGTGTGGTCAGCCCGGAGCGTGTGACCGATCGCCTCTGGGATGTGAAGGCCATCGTGGAGAAGCCGGACCCGGCCGATGCACCCTCCAATATGGCGGTGGTGGGTCGTTACATCCTCACGCCACGGATTTTTGATCTGATTGAAAGCACAGGTAAGGGGGCAGGGGGTGAAATCCAGTTGACGGACGCCATCGCAGACCTTTTGGGTGAGCAGCGCGTGCTGGCCCAGCGTTTTCAGGGGACCCGTTACGACTGTGGCAGCAAGCTGGGCTATCTCCAGGCCACAGTGGAATATGCCCTCAAGCACCCGGAACTGGCAGATGATTTCCGTGCTTATCTACAAAACGACGTGTGCAAGCGCATCCTGGGCTGA